One Parafrankia irregularis DNA window includes the following coding sequences:
- a CDS encoding cation:proton antiporter regulatory subunit encodes MDVEETPLPGIGLRHDFSTRSGRRLGVVTRHDGRRDLVIYDAEDPDASRESITLTAEEGDVLSELLGAPHIVEKLADISRAFAGLVGDQIQILAGSPYANRLLGDTQARTRTGASIVAVVRDHQVLASPRPDFRFSVGDVVVVVGTPENTTAVGRLLREG; translated from the coding sequence GTGGACGTCGAGGAGACCCCGCTGCCGGGAATCGGGCTGCGGCACGACTTCAGTACCCGATCGGGGCGCCGGCTCGGTGTCGTGACTCGCCATGACGGGCGTCGTGACCTGGTCATCTACGATGCCGAGGACCCGGACGCATCCCGCGAATCGATCACGCTCACCGCGGAGGAGGGAGACGTTCTCTCCGAGCTGCTCGGCGCCCCGCACATCGTGGAGAAGCTCGCGGACATCTCACGCGCGTTCGCCGGGCTCGTCGGTGACCAGATCCAGATCCTCGCCGGCTCGCCCTACGCCAACCGCCTCCTGGGCGACACCCAGGCACGCACCCGGACCGGTGCGTCCATCGTCGCCGTCGTCCGGGACCACCAGGTGCTCGCGTCCCCGCGCCCGGACTTCCGGTTCAGCGTCGGTGACGTGGTGGTCGTCGTCGGCACCCCGGAGAACACCACGGCCGTCGGCCGACTGCTACGCGAGGGCTAA
- a CDS encoding PGPGW domain-containing protein translates to MLNRSGRLIRRIVLTVVGLAVLGLGVAMLALPGPGFLIIALGFFILSLEYEWARHRFEQARQKAADLADQAAANALSSAFTIVFGLGMIAAGVAWIAVDTLPASSPWSGGSLIFSGLVVLATMIVSLWQARQAREAGLPTPAELLDQREREREQAEHETRHGHEHGHEPAGERAGY, encoded by the coding sequence GTGCTCAATCGAAGCGGCCGGCTGATCCGGCGGATCGTCCTGACGGTGGTCGGTCTGGCGGTTCTCGGGCTCGGTGTGGCGATGCTCGCGCTGCCAGGCCCCGGCTTCCTCATCATCGCCCTCGGCTTCTTCATCCTCAGCCTCGAGTACGAATGGGCCCGGCACCGGTTCGAGCAGGCGCGCCAGAAGGCGGCCGACCTGGCGGACCAGGCCGCCGCCAACGCGCTGTCCAGCGCCTTCACCATCGTGTTCGGGCTCGGCATGATCGCCGCGGGGGTCGCCTGGATCGCCGTCGACACGCTGCCCGCCTCGTCGCCCTGGTCGGGCGGCAGCCTGATCTTCTCCGGCCTGGTGGTGCTGGCGACCATGATCGTGAGCCTCTGGCAGGCCAGGCAGGCCCGGGAGGCCGGGCTGCCGACCCCCGCCGAGCTGCTCGACCAGCGCGAGCGGGAACGAGAGCAGGCCGAGCACGAGACCAGGCACGGCCACGAGCATGGCCACGAGCCGGCCGGCGAGCGGGCCGGCTACTGA
- a CDS encoding cation:proton antiporter has protein sequence MHDTATTFLELGAVLFVLGVLGHLASRFSVSPIPLYLVAGLAFGHGGLVPLGASEEFIEIGAELGVILLLLTLGLEYTAEELLYGLRRQASAGVLDLTVNAVPGVVAALVLGWGPLAAVVMGGVTAISSSGIIAKVLGDLGRIGNRETPVVLSVLVLEDLAMAAYLPVLTALLAHHTLARGSLTVAVALGALVAVLYIALRHSEKVTLLVYSARSDRNDEVLLLRSLGLTMFVAGVAQRMQVSAAVGAFLVGIALSGPVAVGAREVLTPLRDLFAAVFFVVFGLQTDPAQIPAALPAASLLAVSGVITKVATGWWAARRAGIASMGRYRAGAALVARGEFSIVIAGLAVAAGVNAKLGPLAACYVLLMAVLGPLAARFVEPTVRTFRRWSQTRRRSGPTVTGDV, from the coding sequence GTGCACGACACCGCGACGACCTTCCTGGAGCTGGGCGCCGTCCTGTTCGTGCTCGGAGTGCTGGGTCACCTCGCGTCACGCTTCAGCGTCTCGCCGATCCCGCTCTACCTCGTCGCCGGCCTGGCCTTCGGGCACGGCGGCCTGGTGCCGCTGGGCGCGAGCGAGGAGTTCATCGAGATCGGCGCCGAGCTCGGCGTCATCCTGCTGCTGCTCACCCTCGGGCTGGAGTACACCGCCGAGGAACTGCTGTACGGCCTGCGCAGACAGGCCTCCGCCGGGGTGCTGGACCTGACGGTCAACGCCGTGCCCGGTGTGGTCGCGGCACTCGTGCTCGGCTGGGGGCCGCTGGCCGCGGTGGTCATGGGCGGGGTGACCGCGATCTCGTCGTCCGGGATCATCGCCAAGGTGCTGGGAGACCTCGGCCGTATCGGTAACCGGGAGACGCCGGTGGTGCTCTCGGTGCTGGTGCTGGAGGACCTGGCCATGGCCGCGTACCTGCCGGTGCTCACCGCGCTGCTGGCCCATCACACGCTCGCCCGCGGCTCGTTGACCGTCGCGGTGGCGCTCGGCGCCCTCGTCGCCGTCCTTTACATCGCGCTGCGGCACAGCGAGAAGGTGACCCTGCTGGTCTACAGCGCGCGGTCCGACCGCAACGACGAGGTGCTGCTGCTGCGGTCGCTGGGCCTGACCATGTTCGTGGCCGGGGTCGCCCAGCGGATGCAGGTCTCGGCCGCGGTCGGCGCGTTCCTGGTGGGTATCGCGCTGTCCGGGCCGGTCGCGGTGGGGGCCAGGGAGGTGCTGACGCCGCTGCGTGACCTGTTCGCCGCGGTCTTCTTCGTCGTCTTCGGCCTGCAGACCGACCCGGCGCAGATCCCGGCGGCGCTGCCCGCCGCGTCGCTGCTCGCCGTGTCCGGCGTGATCACCAAGGTGGCCACCGGCTGGTGGGCGGCCCGCCGCGCCGGCATCGCGTCGATGGGCCGCTACCGGGCCGGGGCGGCGCTCGTCGCCCGGGGTGAGTTCTCGATCGTCATCGCCGGTCTCGCCGTCGCCGCCGGGGTGAACGCGAAGCTCGGGCCGCTGGCGGCGTGTTATGTGCTGTTGATGGCGGTCCTCGGCCCGCTCGCGGCCCGGTTCGTGGAACCGACCGTGCGGACCTTCCGCCGCTGGTCACAGACACGGCGGCGGTCGGGACCCACCGTCACCGGCGACGTCTGA